ATCTTTGGAGCTAGCTTAGGTCCTGAAGCAGCACTTGTTGGCATTATTGGTGGACTTTGTACATGGGTAGGGGATCGTTTTACATTCGCCTTAAAGGGAATGAATGAACTAACAGAGGTTGGAATTGGTGCTACTTTAAGTGTAATTTTTAATGCGCCGCTATTCGGTTATTTAGCTCCAAATGAAAATGAGGGTGACCAAATTAATGAATTTTCTAAAGGACAAAAAGCAATTGTATATTTAGCTACTACTTTCGCTGGTTTTTCCATTTATTTATTACTTAGTAAATTCGATAATCGCGGATCCTTTATCGTTGATTTCGGAGAAGGTTCTCTTTCTCTTAACGAATGGATTGCCTTTCTACCACTTGCTAGTATCGGTGCTATAGTTGGATTCTTTTATTTCAAATTAGAATTCACATTAGAGAAATTAATCCATCCCTTAAAAGAATATAAACTAGCACTTGGAATTATTGGTGGTATTTTATTAGGAATTACAGGAACGTTTCTCCCGTACACGTTATTTTCAGGAGAACATCAATTAAAAGATTTAGTCGTGGAATGGAGCCATTTATCCTTCTGGGTACTACTTCTTTCAGGTGTTTTAAAATTATGTATTACTGCCGTTTGTTTAAATACAGGTTGGCGCGGCGGGCATATTTTCCCCATTATATTTGCTGGATCTAGTATTGGATATGCGATAGCGTCCATTATCCCGATAGATCCAATCGCTTCGGTAGCCATCGTCACGACAGCAATTTCAAGCTATGCATTAAGAAAACCAATTGCTATAACCTTACTACTACTCATGTTTTTCCCGCTCAATTTACTATTACCAATGCTTGGAGCGGCAGCGATTGGTAATACATTTCCACTTCCTAAAAACAGCGAAGCTACAAACGCATAAAAATAGGCAGTAGGGACAAAAGTTCCACTGCCTATTTTTATTACACATGCTGCTTCAACAGTGCATATAATTCTTCAAAATTTTGCACTTCATATGTTGGCATAATCTCGCTATGATTTGATTTCTTTTCTGGATTAAACCAACAAGTATCAATTCCCGCTACATATCCACCTTTAATATCAGCGCTTAACGAATCCCCAATAATGAGCCCTTCTTCAGGAGAAAAATTAGGAATTCGCTCAAAAACATAATCAAAATACTCCTTCATTGGCTTTTGATAACCTGTATCTTCAGAAACAAAAATATCTTTAAACATTGAATGTAATCCTGCATTACGCAAACGTTTATCTTGCGTTTTAGAAACACCGTTTGTCACTATATATAAATCATACTCTCCTTGAATTTGATTTATAAATTCAAATGCACCTTGTATGAGGTGATTCCCTTCCTCTAAGTAGTTGCGATAATTATATTCGAATAATATCCCATCTACTTCTTCCCCGTATTCTTTAAACAAAATCGAAAATCGTGTATTTACGACTTCATCACGATTTATTTCACCTTCTTCAAAAGCGGTCCAAAGACTTTTATTAATTTTTTTATATTGCGCTTCAATCTCGCTAGTTAGAGACATCCCTTTCTCTTCAAAAAGCATACGTAACGCCGTTTTTTCCGCCTTTTGAAAATCTAACAATGTATCATCTACATCAAATAATAGTGTTTTGTATTTTTTCATAAACCCCTCACACTCTCTTTTCTACAAAAACAAATTTAAGTAAATCGTATCATTCTTTCTTGTAAAAATAATAGGAGATATCTCATACTAAGTATGAGGTGAAAATATGAAAGTCAGCAAAAATAGCGAAGAAATCTCTCATTACATACAAACTTACAACTTCCATACTCTCTTTTCTTTTGACATCTTACCGTATGCTGAACTACATTCCTTTCAGGAGAGAGAAAAGATATGTAATGAAGGGGTTCATGTTCCTTATCTTTATTACTTAATTTCCGGGAAAGCAAAAATATATATGAGTCACAAAAACGGAAAGATCTCCTTAATTAACTTTATTCAAGCACCTTCGTTCATTGGGGAATTAGGATTAATTGGCGTGGAATCCGTCACGAAAACGGTGGAAGTAATCGAAGATTGTATATGCTTAGCGCTTCCTCTTAAAGATTGTCAGCATCTTTTGTTACAAGATGCTACCTTTCTACAGAAACTATGCAAATTTATCGGTAAAAAAACAATTACCCGAACAGAAAGTTATGCTAAAAATAATAGTTATCCATTCGAAAGCCGTTTAGCGGCATTTATTCTATTAACAGAACAAAATAACAGTTATACAGAAAAACATACCGAGGTCTCGGAATATTTAAATGTCAGCTACCGCCATCTTTTATATGTATTAAACCAATTTTGCCAACAACACTATTTAAAAAAAGACGGAAGAACCTATTACATACAAGATCGAATGCAATTGGAAAAACTGGCTGACGAACTTAAAATATAAAAAAGTAGCATTAACGCAGATCTGTTAATGCTACTTTTTTCGAGTGACGATTCTATTTTCAATTAAAATTTGCTTGCTACTTTAGCTGCTTCTTCAAGACCAGCTGCAATGATTTCTTCTGCTTTATCTGGGAATTGATTATGTCCTTCAATAACTACTGTTTCCATGTTTGTTGCGCCGAAGAAGCCCATCATGCTTGCTACA
This Bacillus paramycoides DNA region includes the following protein-coding sequences:
- a CDS encoding chloride channel protein translates to MTNTKDMHYILVLYGTLLGSIVGATVWLFLVTINIGIHFIWEYLPTIFASPPYYTICVTTIGGILVGLTQKYFGTYPRLMPEVMGEYKETGRIEYRFVHKATLTAIIVLIFGASLGPEAALVGIIGGLCTWVGDRFTFALKGMNELTEVGIGATLSVIFNAPLFGYLAPNENEGDQINEFSKGQKAIVYLATTFAGFSIYLLLSKFDNRGSFIVDFGEGSLSLNEWIAFLPLASIGAIVGFFYFKLEFTLEKLIHPLKEYKLALGIIGGILLGITGTFLPYTLFSGEHQLKDLVVEWSHLSFWVLLLSGVLKLCITAVCLNTGWRGGHIFPIIFAGSSIGYAIASIIPIDPIASVAIVTTAISSYALRKPIAITLLLLMFFPLNLLLPMLGAAAIGNTFPLPKNSEATNA
- a CDS encoding YjjG family noncanonical pyrimidine nucleotidase; amino-acid sequence: MKKYKTLLFDVDDTLLDFQKAEKTALRMLFEEKGMSLTSEIEAQYKKINKSLWTAFEEGEINRDEVVNTRFSILFKEYGEEVDGILFEYNYRNYLEEGNHLIQGAFEFINQIQGEYDLYIVTNGVSKTQDKRLRNAGLHSMFKDIFVSEDTGYQKPMKEYFDYVFERIPNFSPEEGLIIGDSLSADIKGGYVAGIDTCWFNPEKKSNHSEIMPTYEVQNFEELYALLKQHV
- a CDS encoding transcriptional regulator YeiL — protein: MKVSKNSEEISHYIQTYNFHTLFSFDILPYAELHSFQEREKICNEGVHVPYLYYLISGKAKIYMSHKNGKISLINFIQAPSFIGELGLIGVESVTKTVEVIEDCICLALPLKDCQHLLLQDATFLQKLCKFIGKKTITRTESYAKNNSYPFESRLAAFILLTEQNNSYTEKHTEVSEYLNVSYRHLLYVLNQFCQQHYLKKDGRTYYIQDRMQLEKLADELKI